GTCAGCGACATGATGTCCGGGCTGCTCTTCATCTTCATCATCACCCTCATGGTCTTCGTCATCAACTTCAACATGCAGCGTATCGACGCCAAGAAGGAGCAGGAGAACCTGCAGGAGAAGTACACCGAGCTGACCGACGCCCGGGAGGCGCGGGCCGTCCTGTTGCGCGACCTCAAGCGCAGCCTCGACACGGCCGGGGTCGAGGTCTCCATAGACGAGGACAAGGGGCTTTTGCACATCCCGGAGGACGTGCTCTTCGCCTCGGGCAGCGCGGCGCTGCCGGCGCAGGGCGCAAGGAGTCTCGACGTGCTCTCCGACCGCCTCTCCGAGGTGCTGCCCTGCTATTCCGGGGCGCGCGACGCGCCAGCCCCCGTCTCGTGCGGCGGGGCCTACAGGCCCGGGCGGCTCGAGGCCGTGTTCGTCGAGGGGCACACGGACAACGTGCCCATGTCCTCGCGCGGCGGCATCCAGGACAACTGGGACCTCTCCACCAAGCGCGCGGTGGTGACCTACCGCCACATGCTCGAACGGACGCCCGATCTCGCCCGCTTCGTCAACCAGGACGGCGCACCGCTGTTCGGGGTCAGCGGCTATGCGGACACGCGGCCCCGCATTCCGCACGACACCCCGGTGGCGGACGCGAAGAACCGGCGCATCGACCTGCGCTTCCTCCTCGCCGCGCCGCGCGCGGACGTACACTGAGGGACCGGCCGTGGCGCTCAGGAACGCGCTCTTGGGCTGGAGCCCGCCGCCTTTCCGCTGCCCCGCGACGCCCGTGGCCATGGGGCGGGCGGAACGAGAGGTTGCAAAAAAGTTGCAGGGCGGAGGTAGCACCCCGCCCAAGCCGTTCGAGCTCGAGGAGATCTATAGGGAGCTGTCCCGCGCCCTGGATTCCCACGGGACGGTCCGCGCCGCCGGACGAAGGGCGTTGCGCCTGGCTCCGTGGGTCCTCTTCAGCTATCCGACGAATCGTCCCGGCTATCTGGCCGCGATGCCGGGAGTCGCACAGGAATACGCCGCCTGGCTCGCGCCGCAAAGCACCTGCCGTCCTCTCCTCGCCTTGCTGCATGCCCTCCTCCTCCACTACCCGCGCACCCTGGCGACGTTCACCGACTGGCTTGCGCTCCTGAACGAGCGGCTCGCGTCGTCCGACTCGCCGAAGCTGCACCTCTGGCAGGCGCGCCGTCGGGATTTCGGCCTGCTCGCGAACGACGGCCCGGAACGGGTCTGGCGCAGGCTGGCGGCCGACGCCGCGCCGGTCTCCGAGCTCCTGGACGCAATGGGGCTGAACGGGGACCTCGGCACGGGCCGATTCGCCGAGCAGGCGTTTCTCGGCCTGCTTGCCCATGTCGCGAGGATGATGGACGACGGCCGGGCGGACGCGCCGCTCGAGCGGCTGTTCGCCTTCGCCGCGCCGATCGGAACGGGATCGGAGGAACTCCTGCGCTTTCCCCTGGCCAGGGAGGTCGCCGAGGGGCTGCTCATGCCCTTCGCCCGCCGCCGGGTCCCGCTGTCATACAAGGACCGGGTGCGTGATTTCCTTCTGAAGCGGCTCGGCGATCCCCGCATGGTGTCGCGCGGCTGGCAGGGCGTGCCGGAGGAGGCGAAGGCCGTCATCAAGGGCTGGCTGGTGGAGAACAGCCTGGAGGACTTCTTCCGCATCCTGACCGCCACGGCCGACCCCATCTGGACGTATCGGCGGGATTTCTGGCGGACCTACCTGCAAAAGGGGGTCATCACGGAGGCCTGGGTGGCGCTCGGCAGCAAGGCCCGGAGCTTGGCGAAGCGAGCCTTCGATGGCGAGTACGGGGAGCTCGTCGGCGCTCTTGGCACCCAATCCGTCCTCCTCATGCGCATCGGCGGATTGACCATCGCCGAATGGAGCCATTCGGGAGCCTGCCGCATCTGGTTGACGCCGACAGGAGTCACCCCGGATTTTTATAAACTCACTTACGGCGCTGCCAGCTTGCGAGGCACGCCTGACGAGAAAATCATACACAACGGTTCCGAAAGATATCGCTGGCAGAACCGGGTGGCCAGGTACATACGGAACAGCACCGGCATCACTTGGCCTTGAGGCGCATCACGCACGGGAGGGGAGACATGGGCATCCGGCTTGAGTGGCGGCGCGAGGGCGAGGCCGTGCGCTTTTTCTGTTCGGAAGAGGACGCGCCGTTGCCTCTTGCGGCCTGGTGGCGGGCATCCGCCGAGCTGCCGAATGGTCGGGCCGCTGCGCTGGGCACGCTGCTCGGGCTCGTGGACGAGGAGAGAGCAACCACGGACGATGGGGGGACATCCGTGGTCGTGCCCGACG
This genomic stretch from Desulfovibrio sp. X2 harbors:
- a CDS encoding OmpA family protein — encoded protein: MARRGNNESGTVVGEEGSYLVSVSDMMSGLLFIFIITLMVFVINFNMQRIDAKKEQENLQEKYTELTDAREARAVLLRDLKRSLDTAGVEVSIDEDKGLLHIPEDVLFASGSAALPAQGARSLDVLSDRLSEVLPCYSGARDAPAPVSCGGAYRPGRLEAVFVEGHTDNVPMSSRGGIQDNWDLSTKRAVVTYRHMLERTPDLARFVNQDGAPLFGVSGYADTRPRIPHDTPVADAKNRRIDLRFLLAAPRADVH
- a CDS encoding EH signature domain-containing protein, translated to MALRNALLGWSPPPFRCPATPVAMGRAEREVAKKLQGGGSTPPKPFELEEIYRELSRALDSHGTVRAAGRRALRLAPWVLFSYPTNRPGYLAAMPGVAQEYAAWLAPQSTCRPLLALLHALLLHYPRTLATFTDWLALLNERLASSDSPKLHLWQARRRDFGLLANDGPERVWRRLAADAAPVSELLDAMGLNGDLGTGRFAEQAFLGLLAHVARMMDDGRADAPLERLFAFAAPIGTGSEELLRFPLAREVAEGLLMPFARRRVPLSYKDRVRDFLLKRLGDPRMVSRGWQGVPEEAKAVIKGWLVENSLEDFFRILTATADPIWTYRRDFWRTYLQKGVITEAWVALGSKARSLAKRAFDGEYGELVGALGTQSVLLMRIGGLTIAEWSHSGACRIWLTPTGVTPDFYKLTYGAASLRGTPDEKIIHNGSERYRWQNRVARYIRNSTGITWP